A stretch of the Fusobacterium varium genome encodes the following:
- the proA gene encoding gamma-glutamyl phosphate reductase — MEISKIGEAAKKASIKTAQLSTGVKNDILQKSADALIRNKERIIEINKEDVKNAVKNGVKQSFIDRLTLTEKRIEDMAAGLRDIAMFNDPVGEYIYGKTLPNGLIIQQKRVPLGVVAIIFESRPNVTADAFGLCLKSGNAVILRGGKEAIKTNIAIVSVFKEVLREAGISEDTVQILEDTSHEKAAELMKANEYIDVLIPRGSARLINTVINNSTIPCIQTGIGNCHIYVDKTGDLKKAVDIIINAKTQRPGVCNAVETILVHEDIAAELLPVMGKELIDRNVEIRGDETVNKYIAESKKATEEDWATEYEDYILAVKTVKTLDEVIEHIGKYGTKHSESIITEDYSNAQRFLNEIDAAAVYVNASTRFTDGGQFGFGAEIGISTQKLHARGPMGLKELTTTKYVIFGNGQIRK, encoded by the coding sequence ATGGAAATATCAAAAATAGGAGAAGCTGCTAAAAAAGCTTCTATAAAAACAGCTCAGCTTTCTACTGGAGTAAAAAATGATATACTTCAAAAATCAGCTGATGCTTTAATAAGAAATAAAGAAAGAATAATTGAAATAAATAAAGAAGATGTAAAAAATGCTGTAAAGAATGGGGTAAAACAATCCTTTATAGACAGACTTACATTAACAGAAAAAAGAATAGAGGATATGGCAGCAGGATTGAGAGATATAGCTATGTTTAATGATCCTGTTGGAGAATATATTTATGGAAAAACTCTTCCAAATGGTTTGATAATTCAGCAGAAAAGAGTTCCTTTAGGAGTGGTGGCTATAATATTTGAATCACGTCCTAATGTAACAGCAGATGCTTTTGGACTTTGCTTAAAAAGTGGAAATGCTGTTATTTTAAGAGGAGGAAAAGAAGCAATAAAAACAAATATAGCTATTGTAAGTGTATTTAAAGAAGTATTGAGAGAAGCTGGAATTTCAGAAGATACAGTACAGATATTGGAAGATACAAGTCATGAAAAAGCTGCAGAGCTTATGAAAGCTAATGAATATATAGATGTACTTATCCCTAGAGGAAGTGCAAGATTGATTAATACAGTCATTAATAACAGTACTATACCATGTATTCAGACTGGAATAGGGAATTGTCATATATATGTAGATAAAACTGGAGATTTGAAAAAAGCTGTAGATATAATAATCAATGCTAAAACTCAAAGACCTGGAGTATGTAATGCAGTAGAAACTATACTTGTACATGAAGATATAGCAGCTGAATTACTTCCAGTAATGGGAAAAGAGCTGATTGATAGAAATGTAGAAATAAGAGGAGATGAAACTGTAAATAAATATATTGCTGAATCTAAAAAAGCAACTGAAGAAGATTGGGCTACAGAGTATGAAGATTATATACTTGCTGTAAAAACTGTAAAAACTTTAGACGAAGTAATAGAACATATAGGAAAATATGGAACTAAACATTCTGAGTCTATAATAACAGAAGATTATTCAAATGCTCAAAGATTCTTAAATGAAATAGATGCAGCAGCTGTATATGTTAATGCTTCTACAAGATTTACAGATGGAGGACAATTTGGATTTGGTGCTGAAATAGGTATCAGTACTCAAAAACTTCATGCAAGAGGGCCTATGGGGCTTAAGGAATTAACTACTACTAAATATGTAATATTTGGTAATGGACAGATTAGAAAATAG
- a CDS encoding polyprenyl glycosylphosphotransferase: protein MKRQSSKILMIVLQFLFYFLINKIFKVPDRIMYNTFFIYLALNLTKNMYSFKTILIWEELKKQLFVHTEYLIIMLINDAAFWGSKYIPVHLIVGITFTFFNLIIIKIIRNIFRKSLEKRLLIIGVGNTARELTHVIKENNFTMYNLLGYISANSLEGINQSIRVEEEKILGNCCDIERVIEENQINEVIIALPLADNKQMSEIINRLDGKVNKIKFTPELNGTYTFNSTIEDYDGIMLVSSYNGMNRRTNKFLKRSFDIVTGIAGCIVLGILYLIYAPKIKKDGGKAMFLHTRIGQYLKTFKMYKFRTMYADAEKRLEEMLTKDEKLKEEYYKNFKLKNDPRITEVGKFLRKTSLDEFPQFINVIKGEMSFVGPRPVVQKEVDMYYGEENSRKIFMVKPGITGMWQANGRSDVENYDERIALDLYYIRNWSLWLDVIITVKTIKNVVGKKGAY from the coding sequence GTGAAAAGACAAAGTTCAAAAATTTTAATGATAGTATTACAGTTTTTATTCTACTTTTTAATAAATAAAATATTTAAAGTTCCAGACAGAATTATGTATAACACTTTCTTTATCTATCTTGCATTAAATCTTACTAAAAATATGTATTCCTTTAAAACTATACTCATATGGGAAGAACTAAAAAAACAACTTTTTGTACATACAGAGTATCTCATAATTATGCTGATAAATGATGCAGCATTCTGGGGAAGTAAGTATATACCAGTTCATTTGATAGTAGGAATAACATTTACCTTCTTTAACTTAATTATAATAAAAATCATAAGAAATATATTTAGAAAATCATTAGAAAAAAGGCTTCTTATCATAGGAGTTGGAAATACAGCCAGAGAACTAACTCATGTAATAAAAGAAAATAATTTTACAATGTACAACTTGTTAGGGTATATATCAGCTAATTCTTTAGAAGGAATTAATCAAAGTATAAGAGTAGAAGAAGAAAAGATACTTGGAAACTGCTGTGATATAGAAAGAGTAATAGAAGAAAATCAAATAAATGAAGTAATAATAGCTCTCCCACTAGCAGATAATAAACAGATGTCAGAGATAATAAATAGATTGGATGGAAAAGTGAATAAGATAAAATTTACACCAGAATTAAATGGGACATATACATTTAACTCAACTATAGAAGATTATGATGGAATAATGCTTGTGTCTTCATACAATGGAATGAATAGAAGAACTAATAAGTTTTTAAAAAGAAGCTTTGATATAGTTACAGGAATAGCTGGATGTATAGTACTAGGAATACTTTATCTGATATATGCCCCAAAGATAAAAAAGGATGGTGGAAAAGCAATGTTTCTCCATACAAGGATAGGACAGTATCTAAAAACTTTTAAGATGTATAAGTTCAGAACCATGTATGCTGATGCAGAGAAAAGGCTGGAAGAGATGTTGACTAAAGATGAAAAACTTAAAGAAGAATATTATAAGAACTTTAAACTTAAAAATGATCCAAGAATAACAGAAGTAGGAAAATTTTTAAGAAAAACATCATTAGATGAGTTTCCACAATTTATAAATGTGATAAAAGGAGAAATGTCATTTGTTGGACCAAGACCTGTAGTGCAAAAAGAAGTGGATATGTACTATGGAGAAGAAAACAGTAGAAAGATATTTATGGTAAAGCCAGGAATAACAGGAATGTGGCAGGCAAATGGAAGGTCAGATGTTGAGAACTATGATGAAAGAATAGCGCTGGATCTTTACTATATAAGGAATTGGTCATTATGGCTAGATGTAATAATAACTGTGAAAACAATAAAGAATGTTGTTGGAAAAAAGGGGGCATATTAA
- the lolE gene encoding lipoprotein-releasing system transmembrane protein LolE — protein sequence MVEFFIAKKHIFERKRQSLISTLGIAIGIIVLIVSIGIANGLDKNMISSILSMTSHVLVENGDKLSDYNDLKERIEKISGVKGAVPSIETQGIFKYNGIYGGYISGVKIEGFDLESAKKAMDLDKKIVEGSISPDKMDGVLIGKELFKNIGASLGDEVTIISSENKEIKFKIEGVFQSGYYDYDINMIILPLKAAQYLVYSGDTVNKIDVTLNDPYKAPEVADKIMAETKIFSRTWGDLNRNLLSALSLEKTVMIMVFSLIVIIAGFVVWVTLNMLVREKIKDIGIMRSMGFSRKSIMKIFLIQGMLLGIAGIIIGTIIALCFLWYIKNYTLAFITSIYYLTKIPVEISVKEIGAIIGANIGIIFVSSVFPAYRAARMETVEALRHE from the coding sequence ATGGTAGAGTTTTTTATAGCAAAGAAACATATATTTGAGAGAAAAAGGCAAAGTCTTATCTCAACTTTAGGAATAGCAATTGGAATAATAGTTTTAATAGTTTCTATTGGAATAGCCAATGGATTAGATAAGAATATGATAAGCAGTATTCTCTCTATGACAAGCCATGTATTAGTAGAAAATGGAGATAAATTATCAGATTATAATGACTTGAAAGAAAGAATAGAAAAGATTTCTGGAGTAAAGGGAGCCGTTCCCAGCATAGAAACACAGGGTATCTTCAAATATAATGGAATATATGGAGGATACATATCAGGAGTAAAGATAGAAGGCTTTGATTTAGAAAGTGCTAAAAAAGCTATGGATTTGGATAAAAAAATTGTAGAAGGAAGCATTTCTCCTGATAAAATGGATGGAGTCCTTATAGGAAAAGAGCTATTTAAAAATATTGGAGCTTCTCTTGGAGATGAAGTAACAATAATATCATCAGAAAATAAAGAGATAAAATTTAAGATAGAGGGAGTATTTCAAAGTGGATATTATGATTATGATATAAATATGATAATACTTCCATTGAAAGCTGCTCAATATCTTGTATATAGTGGTGATACTGTAAATAAGATAGATGTAACATTAAATGATCCATACAAAGCCCCAGAAGTTGCAGATAAAATAATGGCTGAAACCAAAATATTTTCAAGAACATGGGGAGATCTCAACAGAAATCTTCTTTCTGCCTTATCATTGGAAAAAACTGTTATGATAATGGTATTTTCTTTAATAGTAATAATAGCAGGGTTTGTAGTGTGGGTAACATTGAATATGCTTGTAAGGGAAAAAATAAAAGATATAGGAATAATGAGATCAATGGGATTTTCAAGAAAAAGTATAATGAAGATTTTTCTTATCCAAGGAATGCTTTTGGGAATAGCAGGAATAATAATAGGAACAATCATTGCTCTATGCTTCTTATGGTATATAAAAAATTATACATTAGCTTTTATAACTTCTATATATTATCTGACGAAGATACCTGTTGAAATATCAGTTAAAGAAATAGGAGCAATAATCGGAGCTAACATAGGAATAATTTTTGTATCAAGTGTGTTTCCAGCATACAGAGCAGCTAGGATGGAGACTGTGGAGGCATTGAGACATGAGTAG
- the hddC gene encoding D-glycero-D-manno-heptose 1-phosphate guanosyltransferase has product MEAIVLAGGFGTRLKEVVSDVPKPMAPVNGKPFLEYLLKDLSKKGIKHAILAVGYKKEIIKEYFKNRYENIEITYSEELTPLGTGGAIKKALKLAKEEDVFIVNGDTFFDIDLKGMKEFYTEKKSTLTVAVKEMENFDRYGSLVIKENRIIEFEEKKKKDSGKINGGIYLIKKDLLDRIEKENFSFEKEILEAKKVEKYSYESKGYFIDIGIPEDYYLFKEKK; this is encoded by the coding sequence TTGGAAGCAATAGTACTAGCTGGAGGTTTTGGAACAAGATTAAAAGAAGTGGTATCAGATGTTCCTAAACCAATGGCTCCAGTAAATGGAAAACCTTTCTTAGAATATTTATTAAAAGATTTAAGTAAAAAAGGAATAAAGCATGCTATTTTAGCTGTTGGTTATAAAAAAGAAATAATAAAAGAATATTTTAAAAATAGATATGAAAATATTGAAATAACATATTCAGAAGAATTAACTCCTCTAGGAACAGGAGGAGCTATAAAAAAAGCTTTAAAGTTAGCTAAAGAAGAAGATGTTTTTATAGTTAATGGAGATACTTTCTTTGATATTGATTTAAAAGGAATGAAAGAATTTTACACTGAAAAAAAAAGCACCTTAACAGTTGCAGTAAAAGAAATGGAAAATTTTGATAGATATGGTTCTTTAGTAATAAAAGAAAATAGAATAATAGAATTTGAAGAAAAAAAGAAAAAAGATAGCGGAAAAATAAATGGAGGGATATATTTAATAAAAAAAGATTTATTGGATAGAATAGAGAAAGAAAATTTTTCATTTGAAAAAGAAATATTAGAAGCTAAAAAAGTAGAAAAGTATTCGTATGAAAGTAAGGGATACTTTATAGATATAGGAATACCTGAAGATTACTATTTATTTAAAGAAAAGAAATAA
- the lolD gene encoding Lipoprotein-releasing system ATP-binding protein LolD, translating into MSREILKLENIEKYYSGNIDKLHIIRNLSLTVEEGEFISILGRSGSGKSTLLNIIGLLDKIDNGKIYIGGQEVEKLSDEKKDILKNSMLGFVFQFHYLLPEFTALENVMLPALVNEFKNRKEVEKRAMEILEAVGLKDRVKHKPSQLSGGEKQRVAIARALINSPKILLADEPTGNLDEETSETIFDILRDINKNRKQTIIVVTHSKDLAKISDKKLYLKKGILHLTDD; encoded by the coding sequence ATGAGTAGAGAGATATTGAAATTAGAAAATATAGAAAAATATTATAGTGGTAATATAGATAAACTTCATATTATAAGAAACCTGAGTTTAACAGTAGAAGAGGGAGAGTTTATATCAATACTTGGGAGATCAGGTTCTGGAAAATCTACTCTCTTGAATATAATTGGCTTATTAGATAAAATAGATAATGGAAAAATATATATTGGCGGACAGGAAGTAGAGAAACTCTCTGATGAAAAAAAAGATATATTGAAAAACAGCATGCTTGGGTTTGTGTTTCAATTTCATTATCTTTTACCAGAATTTACTGCTTTAGAAAATGTAATGCTTCCAGCTCTGGTGAACGAATTTAAAAACAGGAAAGAAGTAGAAAAAAGGGCTATGGAAATATTAGAAGCAGTAGGATTAAAAGACAGGGTAAAGCATAAGCCATCACAACTGTCTGGTGGAGAAAAGCAAAGAGTGGCAATAGCCAGAGCTCTTATTAATTCTCCTAAAATACTACTTGCTGATGAACCTACAGGGAATCTGGATGAAGAAACAAGTGAAACTATTTTTGATATATTGAGAGATATTAATAAAAATAGAAAGCAGACTATAATAGTAGTTACACATTCAAAAGATTTAGCAAAAATTTCAGATAAAAAACTATATCTTAAAAAAGGTATTCTGCATTTAACAGATGATTAG
- a CDS encoding putative glycosyltransferase: MEPLVSVITPVYNAEEFLEETILSVLNQTYENWELILIDDCSKDDSYKIIERYLGIDKRIKYLKNKRNSGPAVTRNNGINISKGKYIAFLDSDDLWYKDKLRNQINFMVEEGLKISHGNYYFCNLEGKILKKVIVDKEIDYKKLLLGNQFKTMTMIIEKKILNKKLFPNIKHEDYAFFLDILNRGNISIRNEKYDSLCRIGKVSVSSNKLKSAMWTWRIYREHEKLNLIKSCYCFINYTLRGINKYKGLGG, encoded by the coding sequence ATGGAACCTTTAGTAAGTGTAATTACCCCAGTATATAATGCAGAAGAATTTTTAGAAGAAACCATATTATCAGTTTTGAATCAAACATATGAAAATTGGGAGTTAATATTAATAGATGATTGTTCAAAAGATGATAGCTATAAAATTATAGAAAGATATTTAGGAATAGATAAAAGAATAAAATATCTAAAAAATAAGAGAAATAGTGGTCCAGCTGTTACAAGAAATAATGGAATAAATATTTCTAAAGGAAAATATATAGCTTTTTTAGATAGTGATGACCTTTGGTATAAAGATAAGTTAAGAAATCAAATTAATTTCATGGTGGAAGAAGGATTAAAAATCAGCCATGGAAATTATTACTTTTGTAACTTAGAAGGGAAAATTTTAAAAAAAGTAATTGTAGATAAAGAAATTGATTATAAAAAATTATTATTAGGAAATCAATTTAAAACAATGACTATGATTATAGAAAAAAAAATTCTGAATAAAAAATTATTTCCTAATATAAAACATGAAGATTATGCTTTTTTTCTTGATATTTTAAATCGAGGAAATATTTCTATTAGAAACGAAAAGTATGATTCACTTTGTAGAATAGGAAAAGTAAGTGTATCTTCAAATAAGCTGAAAAGTGCAATGTGGACATGGAGAATATATAGAGAGCATGAAAAATTAAATTTAATAAAAAGTTGTTATTGTTTTATTAATTATACTTTGAGAGGAATAAATAAGTATAAAGGGCTAGGTGGTTAA
- a CDS encoding dehydrogenase gives MIIRSKAPLRLGLAGGGTDVSPYCDEYGGVVLNVTVDMYAYCTIEPTADNRIIFNSTDRHEIFEGESKDYLEIDNNLLLHKGVYNKIVKRYNDGKPLSFKMTTYSDAPAGSGLGSSSTMVVAIIKAYMEWLNLPLGEYDIANLAYEIERIDLNLSGGKQDQFSATFGGFNFMEFYSENRVIVNPLRLKKWIKNEIESSLILYYTGTSRESSKIIDEQIKNVKEKSEKSLEGMHELKESAIEMKNAILRGDFKKFAKCLKEGWISKKKMSNAISNEFINETYDFIMNNGGKAAKVSGAGGGGFMMILCDPKERYSLIEKLRKKEGKVMLAQFSEKGAQAWTLYE, from the coding sequence ATGATAATACGATCTAAAGCACCTTTAAGACTTGGGTTAGCTGGAGGAGGGACTGATGTATCACCATATTGTGATGAATATGGCGGAGTTGTACTTAATGTGACAGTAGATATGTATGCCTATTGTACTATTGAGCCTACTGCTGATAATAGGATAATTTTTAATTCAACTGATAGACATGAAATATTTGAAGGAGAGAGTAAGGATTATTTAGAAATAGATAATAATCTTTTGCTTCATAAAGGAGTCTACAATAAAATCGTTAAAAGGTACAATGATGGGAAACCATTATCTTTTAAAATGACAACTTATTCAGATGCTCCAGCAGGTTCAGGATTAGGTTCTTCTTCAACAATGGTAGTAGCTATAATAAAAGCATATATGGAATGGTTAAATTTACCATTAGGTGAATATGATATAGCTAATTTGGCATATGAGATAGAAAGAATAGATTTGAATTTAAGTGGAGGAAAGCAAGATCAATTTTCTGCTACATTTGGTGGATTTAACTTTATGGAGTTTTATTCAGAAAATAGAGTGATAGTAAATCCATTAAGGTTAAAAAAATGGATAAAAAATGAAATAGAAAGTTCACTTATTTTATATTATACAGGAACTTCAAGAGAATCTTCAAAAATAATTGATGAGCAAATCAAAAATGTAAAAGAAAAGTCTGAAAAAAGTTTAGAAGGAATGCATGAATTAAAAGAATCAGCTATTGAAATGAAAAATGCAATTCTAAGAGGAGATTTTAAAAAGTTTGCCAAGTGTCTAAAAGAGGGATGGATATCTAAAAAGAAAATGTCAAATGCAATTTCTAATGAGTTTATAAATGAAACTTATGATTTTATAATGAATAATGGAGGAAAAGCAGCTAAAGTATCAGGCGCTGGTGGCGGAGGTTTTATGATGATACTTTGTGACCCAAAAGAAAGATATAGCCTTATAGAAAAATTAAGAAAAAAAGAAGGGAAAGTTATGTTAGCACAATTTTCAGAAAAAGGAGCACAGGCTTGGACTTTATATGAATAA
- a CDS encoding ribosomal subunit interface protein, producing MKMSIHGKQLVVTDAIKKYAETKLGRVEKYHDSIIELDVSLSAVRTKTGSSHTAEVLAYLSGSTLKASCTDTDLYAAIDQVSDIIEAQLKKHKEKRAINYGQVPGVKKIKYDPETNTVEKEAAVNVVKVYLPPKPMDIEEAILQLELLNRAFYPFTNCETGEMNIVYKRKDGDYAHVEPATKK from the coding sequence ATGAAAATGTCTATCCATGGAAAACAATTAGTTGTAACTGATGCAATCAAAAAGTATGCGGAAACTAAACTAGGGAGGGTTGAAAAGTATCACGATAGTATCATAGAATTAGATGTTAGCTTATCAGCAGTGAGAACTAAAACTGGAAGTAGCCATACAGCTGAAGTATTGGCATATCTGAGTGGAAGTACTTTAAAAGCTTCTTGTACAGATACTGATCTATATGCAGCTATTGACCAAGTTTCTGATATTATAGAGGCACAGCTTAAAAAACACAAAGAAAAAAGAGCAATAAACTATGGACAGGTTCCAGGAGTTAAAAAAATAAAATATGACCCTGAAACTAATACAGTTGAAAAAGAAGCAGCAGTAAATGTAGTTAAAGTTTATCTTCCTCCAAAACCAATGGATATAGAAGAAGCTATACTTCAACTTGAATTATTAAACAGAGCATTTTATCCATTTACTAACTGTGAAACTGGAGAAATGAATATAGTCTATAAGAGAAAAGATGGAGATTATGCTCATGTAGAACCAGCAACTAAAAAATAG
- the proB gene encoding gamma-glutamyl kinase, which translates to MNKDIKERVKNAKRIVIKVGTSTLTYANGNLNLSLLNKLVWGLSDLRNQGRDVVLVTSGAIGVGSKKLDFKTRPKETREKQAAAAVGQAELMHIYQNFFSEYSQKTAQILLTKDDFKEGERKTNTNNTFETLLEYGVIPIVNANDTISTFEIEFSDNDRLSASVASLLKADLLIILTDIDALYDSNPKTNPNAQRIPYVEKVTDEIMEMGGEKGSEFSVGGMETKLLAARECCDNEVVMAILDGSNPLLIERLISGEDVGTIFDCIA; encoded by the coding sequence ATGAATAAAGATATAAAAGAAAGAGTAAAAAATGCTAAAAGGATAGTGATTAAAGTAGGAACATCTACATTGACTTATGCAAATGGTAATCTTAACCTAAGCCTTTTAAATAAGCTTGTATGGGGACTTAGTGATTTAAGAAATCAAGGAAGAGATGTAGTGCTTGTAACATCAGGAGCCATTGGGGTAGGCTCTAAAAAACTTGATTTTAAAACAAGACCTAAAGAAACTAGAGAAAAGCAGGCAGCAGCAGCAGTAGGGCAGGCTGAGCTTATGCATATATATCAAAACTTTTTTAGTGAATACAGCCAGAAAACAGCTCAAATACTTTTGACAAAAGATGATTTTAAAGAAGGAGAAAGAAAAACTAATACTAATAATACATTTGAAACACTATTAGAATATGGAGTTATTCCAATAGTTAATGCAAATGATACCATATCTACATTTGAAATAGAATTTAGTGATAATGACAGACTTTCGGCAAGTGTAGCCTCTTTATTAAAGGCTGATCTTTTGATTATACTTACAGATATAGATGCACTTTATGATTCTAATCCTAAAACTAATCCTAATGCTCAAAGAATACCATATGTAGAAAAAGTTACTGATGAAATAATGGAAATGGGCGGAGAAAAGGGAAGTGAATTCAGTGTTGGAGGAATGGAAACAAAACTTCTGGCAGCAAGAGAGTGTTGTGATAATGAAGTGGTAATGGCTATATTAGATGGCTCTAATCCTTTGTTGATAGAAAGATTGATATCAGGAGAAGATGTAGGAACAATTTTTGATTGTATAGCTTAG
- a CDS encoding penicillin-binding protein, protein MKKRYLIFSGIVLSGILFTSWTYLKYDTKKIQSAFEDRYSQVVLDDKDDILGVYLNKNEQWHLKSTDKIPEKLREAVLNYEDKNFYSHRGVDMKAIVRAVRDNVLQRRRTGASTVTMQVAKVLEPKQRSYFNKYREMIHAVKIEREFTKDEILSMYLNNAPYGGNIVGYKTASLLYFQKNPNELTWAEGALLAVLPNSPGLMHVERNRDRLINKRNALLKKLLERGVIDERQYTLSKMEPIPEKRYRFKSLAPHLTRRLTQESSEKIISSTINSQLQEKIEKVVKDYSEYLRSEGIGNAAVLVVDNKTYEVKVYIGSQNFYDFSTNGQVDGIVAKRSPGSVLKPFLYALAIDEGIATPESKIPDIPLYFSNFSPQNASKKYYGLIEMREALIKSLNIPFVSLLKEYKDEKFFYFLKEVLDFKDSDPSRYGLSLILGTKELSVENIAKLYTGLGNYGNFKDLKYIRDGHEEKGNQLISRGSAYLTLDTIRQLERPGLESMYREKNPVSWKTGTSYGRRDGWAAGVTPDWTVVVWVGNFTGESNSNLSGVVSAGKLLFNVFNTLPKKTALFKLSEEDFEIIEIDRETGYRMKFDVPSKEIIYPKGAKPLKHSPYYKKVFLNKYGEEIDSRSEDFTERQEKVVLNYPIEIINYFIRQNMDVSNIFSSKIKEKSVKFIYPINKLKIVIPKDFDGEKSVIVKVANVKKQNLYWYINKEYIGRDRDREKSLSLKEGEYELTVVAENGETEKVKFEIVKNRAGRK, encoded by the coding sequence ATGAAAAAAAGATATCTGATATTTTCAGGGATTGTCCTAAGTGGAATTTTATTTACTTCATGGACATATTTGAAATATGATACTAAAAAGATACAGAGTGCATTTGAAGATAGATATAGTCAGGTAGTATTAGATGATAAAGATGATATTCTAGGAGTCTATCTCAATAAAAATGAACAATGGCATTTGAAAAGTACAGATAAAATACCTGAAAAATTAAGAGAAGCAGTTTTGAATTATGAAGATAAAAATTTCTATTCTCATAGGGGAGTAGATATGAAAGCAATAGTCAGAGCTGTGAGAGACAATGTACTTCAGAGGAGAAGAACAGGGGCAAGTACTGTAACTATGCAGGTGGCAAAAGTTCTTGAACCGAAACAAAGGAGCTATTTTAATAAATACAGAGAGATGATTCATGCAGTGAAAATAGAAAGAGAATTCACTAAAGATGAAATTCTATCAATGTATTTGAATAACGCTCCTTATGGTGGAAATATTGTAGGCTATAAAACAGCATCACTTCTATACTTTCAAAAAAATCCAAATGAACTTACTTGGGCAGAGGGAGCACTGTTAGCAGTGCTCCCTAATTCGCCTGGGCTTATGCATGTGGAAAGAAACAGAGATAGGCTTATAAATAAAAGAAATGCTCTTTTGAAAAAATTACTTGAAAGAGGAGTTATTGATGAAAGACAGTATACTTTATCAAAAATGGAACCTATTCCAGAAAAAAGATATAGATTTAAATCACTTGCTCCTCATCTTACAAGAAGATTAACACAGGAGAGCAGTGAAAAAATAATCAGCAGTACCATTAATAGCCAGCTACAAGAAAAAATAGAAAAGGTTGTAAAAGATTATTCTGAATATTTAAGAAGTGAAGGAATAGGAAATGCAGCTGTATTAGTAGTAGATAACAAAACTTATGAAGTAAAAGTATATATAGGCTCACAAAATTTTTATGATTTTTCTACCAATGGACAGGTTGATGGAATAGTAGCTAAAAGATCGCCAGGTTCTGTTTTAAAGCCATTCCTTTATGCTCTGGCAATAGATGAAGGGATAGCTACTCCAGAATCAAAAATACCTGATATTCCATTATATTTTTCAAATTTCAGTCCTCAAAATGCCAGCAAAAAATATTATGGTTTGATCGAAATGAGGGAGGCACTTATAAAATCATTAAATATTCCATTTGTATCATTATTGAAGGAATATAAAGATGAGAAATTTTTTTATTTTTTGAAAGAAGTTTTAGATTTTAAAGATAGTGATCCTTCAAGATATGGACTTTCACTTATACTTGGAACTAAGGAACTCAGTGTGGAAAATATAGCAAAACTATATACAGGACTGGGAAATTATGGTAATTTTAAAGATCTTAAATATATAAGAGATGGACATGAAGAAAAAGGAAACCAGTTGATATCAAGAGGGTCAGCTTATCTTACATTAGATACAATAAGGCAGTTGGAAAGACCAGGGCTTGAAAGTATGTATAGAGAAAAAAATCCTGTTTCATGGAAAACAGGAACAAGTTATGGAAGAAGGGATGGATGGGCAGCTGGAGTTACTCCAGACTGGACAGTAGTAGTCTGGGTAGGAAATTTTACAGGTGAAAGCAACAGTAATTTGTCAGGAGTAGTCAGTGCAGGAAAACTTTTATTTAATGTATTCAATACTTTGCCAAAGAAAACAGCTTTATTCAAGCTGTCAGAAGAAGATTTTGAAATCATAGAAATAGATAGAGAAACTGGGTATAGAATGAAATTTGATGTGCCATCAAAAGAAATAATTTATCCTAAAGGAGCGAAACCTTTAAAACATTCACCATATTATAAGAAAGTTTTTTTAAACAAGTATGGAGAAGAAATAGATTCAAGAAGTGAAGACTTTACTGAAAGACAAGAAAAAGTAGTGCTTAACTATCCTATTGAAATAATAAACTATTTCATAAGGCAGAATATGGATGTATCAAATATTTTTAGTAGCAAAATCAAAGAAAAAAGTGTAAAATTCATATATCCAATTAATAAATTAAAAATAGTTATACCAAAAGATTTTGATGGAGAAAAAAGTGTTATAGTAAAAGTGGCAAATGTAAAAAAACAGAATCTTTATTGGTATATAAATAAAGAATACATAGGAAGAGACAGAGATAGAGAAAAGAGCCTCTCTTTAAAAGAGGGAGAATATGAATTAACAGTAGTTGCTGAAAATGGTGAAACAGAAAAAGTAAAGTTTGAAATAGTGAAAAACAGAGCAGGAAGGAAGTAA